The proteins below are encoded in one region of Lytechinus pictus isolate F3 Inbred chromosome 11, Lp3.0, whole genome shotgun sequence:
- the LOC129270837 gene encoding uncharacterized protein LOC129270837 isoform X19 produces the protein MFAPRTPQNGSRNQPRTSSSKANKNQSKPRCEAWVPLNGWEQSDDAESDVFYLAIDAWAKRNSKIKADAPKGVPSSKLWEPFLCTTDNQCTGILDFEAFVNVSLSLHKDVDVKQEECRQDEKNNFGRDLKNDSSKTTKADAKDDGIGNEVAEVKIQNEQPSKMCQSDKKEHDQSTKEEKCNEDEKMKNHLNKTIGTDTNKDDNSCKEKIVHLDTPDKVTKDFRNVEHKDTQSSENLGLGSHDPRPLEGADGEVVSSEGVPDWNARNGASHSAPVSRTQQREPLKRRLGSAGTKSAEDRLRITALKKATKTKVNSKKVSIPANPVKISYAHSGNARPGIFAGDLLMGEMSDSAENTHIESQIDDTPRRTSLDNRLLIEEAINDSKKINYMTKTSVVSIGDLLSTAPRLERRLGKHSKGRESMYAAMANENEDASSRDSFGTLSSSPRPPEDIRSPSTSSLPPVPVTSRHTTPVRDVHSSEGRKPGSKQAVNLHSAKIPVISYRKGVSRDFEMDEEGDKANRERETDLADVRYIKYTDSIMSAIGESTVDMDKNLNNLQVECDRDKNRLVSQVLGKHRSMRRGPPAFRPQSFKTPLQRAVENAHKRMYGQHYYLFNNSGASGTENGEDMRNGMESAKTLRAQSANGETTNAYVWKENIESQQRHRRKAYSGTEKARAKTTNGHAGYNVSDFKPNFRRDTLKTERRKTIQR, from the exons caagCCAAGATGTGAGGCTTGGGTTCCCCTTAACGGATGGGAGCAGAGCGATGATGCAGAGAGTGATGTCTTTTATCTAG CCATAGATGCCTGGGCCAAAAGAAACTCGAAGATTAAAGCAG ATGCCCCAAAAGGGGTTCCTTCCTCCAAGTTATGGGAACCTTTCCTGTGCACAACTGACAATCAGTGCACCGGCATTCTGGATTTTGAAGCTTTCGTGAATGTCAGCCTGAGCTTGCACAAAGACGTTGACGTGAAGCAAGAGGAATGTCGGCAAGATGAAAAGAACAACTTCGGCAGAGACCTTAAAAATGATTCAAGTAAAACGACCAAAGCAGATGCCAAGGATGATGGTATTGGGAATGAGGTTGCCGAAGTTAAGATCCAGAATGAACAACCAAGCAAAATGTGCCAATCGGACAAGAAAGAACATGACCAATCAACCAAAGAGGAGAAATGCAATGAGGACGAGAAAATGAAGAATCATTTGAACAAGACGATCGGTACTGATACTAACAAGGATGACAACTCGTGCAAGGAGAAGATAGTCCACTTGGACACACCCGACAAAGTTACAAAGGATTTTAGAAACGTAGAGCACAAAGATACACAGTCCTCGGAAAACCTTGGTTTGGGCAGCCATGATCCTAGACCTTTGGAGGGTGCGGATGGTGAGGTAGTCAGCAGTGAAGGTGTACCTGACTGGAACGCACGCAATGGTGCATCTCACAGCGCCCCCGTGTCTCGAACGCAGCAGAGAGAACCGTTAAAGAGACGTCTCGGGTCTGCAGGGACCAAATCTGCAGAGGACAGACTTCGAATAACAGCTCTTAAGAAGGCCACAAAGACCAAGGTGAACTCAAAGAAAGTGTCGATCCCAGCCAACCCAGTAAAGATCTCGTACGCACATTCTGGAAACGCTCGGCCAGGTATCTTTGCTGGTGACCTACTTATGGGTGAGATGTCGGACAGCGCTGAGAACACTCATATTGAATCGCAGATAGATGATACCCCGAGAAGGACCTCACTGGATAATCGGTTGTTGATCGAGGAAGCCATCAACGACTCAAAGAAGATAAACTACATGACAAAGACTTCTGTGGTCAGCATTGGCGACCTATTATCCACTGCACCCCGTCTCGAAAGGCGGCTGGGGAAACATAGTAAAGGTCGTGAATCCATGTATGCTGCCATGGCGAACGAAAACGAGGATGCTTCCTCAAGAGACTCCTTTGGTACATTGTCTTCATCTCCTAGGCCGCCTGAAGACATCAGATCACCCTCTACCTCCAGTCTTCCACCTGTCCCGGTGACGAGCAGACATACTACACCAGTAAGAGATGTCCACTCTTCGGAGGGGCGGAAGCCTGGTTCCAAGCAGGCAGTAAACCTCCACTCCGCCAAGATCcctgttataagctaccgaaAAGGGGTAAGCAGAGATTTTGAAATGGATGAGGAGGGGGATAAAGCCAATCGAGAAAGGGAGACGGATCTGGCTGATGTGCGTTATATCAAG TATACCGACAGCATAATGAGTGCAATAGGAGAATCTACCGTGGACATGGACAAAAACTTAAACAAT CTTCAAGTTGAATGCGATCGTGATAAAAATCGCTTAGTCTCACAAGTTCTTGGTAAACATAGATCTATGAGG CGAGGTCCACCAGCATTTCGTCCACAAAGCTTCAAGACACCTCTTCAGCGGGCGGTGGAGAATGCTCATAAAAGGATGTATGGTCAGCACTATTATCTTTTCAACAACTCAGGGGCATCG ggTACTGAGAACGGAGAAGACATGCGCAATGGCATGGAAAGTGCAAAGACTCTCCGAGCTCAAAGTGCAAACGGAGAAACAACAAATGCTTACGTCTGGAAGGAGAATATCGAGAGTCAACAGCGACACAGACGCAAGGC